In a genomic window of Colius striatus isolate bColStr4 chromosome 2, bColStr4.1.hap1, whole genome shotgun sequence:
- the ATF3 gene encoding cyclic AMP-dependent transcription factor ATF-3, with translation MMVQHSGQVSALEVSASAIVPTLSPAGSLGFDDFTNLTPLVKEELRFAIQNKRQSHRMSSTLDTVTVSERPIETSIMKTEFSPEEDERKKRRRERNKIAAAKCRNKKKEKTECLQKESEKLETINAELKAQIEELKNEKQHLIYMLNLHRPTCIVRAQNGRTPEDERNLFIQQIKEGTLQG, from the exons ATGATGGTCCAACACTCAGGCCAGGTGTCTGCATTAGAAGTCAGCGCCTCCGCAATTGTTCCCACTTTGTCCCCTGCAGGGTCACTGGGGTTTGATGATTTCACAAATTTAACCCCATTGGTAAAAGAGGAACTGAGGTTCGCCATTCAGAATAAGCGTCAGTCCCACAGGATGTCTTCTACATTGGACACAGTGACAGTTTCTGAAAGGCCAATTGAAacatcaatcatgaaaacagaG TTTTCTCctgaagaggatgaaagaaaaaagcgaagaagagaaaggaacaaaattGCTGCTGCAAAGTGTcgaaataaaaagaaggaaaaaacagaatgtTTGCAGAAA GAATCAGAAAAGCTGGAAACTATCAATGCAGAATTAAAAGCCCAGATTGAAGAGCTAAAGAATGAGAAGCAGCACTTGATATACATGCTAAATCTTCACAGGCCCACTTGTATAGTTCGGGCGCAAAATGGAAGGACACCTGAAGATGAAAGGAATCTTTTTATTCAACAGATCAAAGAAGGCACGTTACAAGGTTAA